Proteins from a genomic interval of Polaribacter sejongensis:
- a CDS encoding isopenicillin N synthase family dioxygenase gives MNKIPSVNLADFLSSDKSKKQQFIDEIGHAYENIGFVALKGHFLDDKLVESLYTEIKNFFDLPVETKEKYEIPGIGGQRGYVSFGKESAKGKKEGDLKEFWHFGQYVDAASKYAKEYPENVTVNELANFNAVGKETYQMLEKTAKYVLRSLALHLGLEETYFDNYIKDGNSILRPIHYPPIQTEPKGAERAAAHGDINLITLLMGAQGKGLQVQNHKGDWIDAMAAPDELMINVGDMLSRHSNNKLKSTIHRVVNPPKEMWGTSRYSIPFFMHPVSDMKLDVLENCIDENNPKQFEDITAGEFLDERLRELGLKK, from the coding sequence ATGAATAAAATTCCTAGTGTAAATTTAGCAGACTTTTTATCTTCGGATAAAAGCAAAAAACAACAATTTATAGATGAAATTGGTCATGCTTACGAAAACATAGGTTTTGTAGCTTTAAAAGGTCATTTTTTAGATGACAAATTAGTAGAAAGCTTATATACAGAAATTAAAAACTTTTTTGATTTACCAGTAGAAACCAAAGAAAAATATGAAATTCCAGGAATTGGAGGTCAACGTGGTTATGTTTCTTTCGGAAAAGAATCTGCGAAAGGAAAAAAAGAAGGCGATTTAAAAGAATTTTGGCATTTTGGTCAGTATGTAGACGCGGCTTCTAAATACGCTAAAGAATATCCAGAAAACGTTACTGTTAATGAATTGGCTAACTTTAATGCCGTTGGTAAAGAAACGTATCAAATGTTAGAAAAAACGGCAAAGTACGTGTTACGTTCTTTGGCCTTGCATTTAGGCTTAGAAGAAACCTACTTTGATAATTATATTAAAGATGGAAATAGTATTCTACGCCCAATACATTACCCACCAATACAAACAGAACCTAAAGGAGCAGAAAGAGCTGCAGCCCACGGAGATATTAATTTAATTACCTTATTAATGGGGGCACAAGGTAAAGGGTTACAAGTCCAAAACCATAAAGGAGATTGGATTGATGCTATGGCAGCACCAGACGAATTAATGATAAATGTTGGAGATATGTTATCTCGTCATAGTAATAACAAATTAAAATCTACCATTCACAGAGTGGTGAATCCACCAAAAGAAATGTGGGGAACATCAAGATATTCAATTCCGTTTTTTATGCATCCCGTTTCTGATATGAAATTAGATGTTTTAGAAAATTGTATCGATGAAAACAACCCAAAACAATTTGAAGATATCACTGCTGGTGAATTTTTAGACGAAAGATTAAGAGAATTAGGACTTAAAAAGTAA
- a CDS encoding DUF1835 domain-containing protein encodes MNSSILHITNGDSTTNYLKKLNFSGSFITWREMLCEGKTTVDVGSETFWKNRFDFLKTSYNISKRKFIDFTLKEYRTLCSKKESKEIVLWFDHDLFCQINMIAVISWLKTYRSGYHISLVTSGKIKGNKKPKSLSELTENQIQQHYKNRIDLTQDDIEYADYIWQLYCSDSPLRLETVYKFNPMSPFTYLVEALEAHLQRFPSIKNGLNKVENTIIETANTQQFSSKDQLVHQLLKTQTVYGLGDLQYEHHIEQLQKLFTSFDPVKLSRKGKKVLENQLNFYGELRNDNSYLGGAKKYSFLYNHQSEKLLQITS; translated from the coding sequence ATGAACTCGTCTATACTACATATTACAAATGGAGATAGTACTACAAACTATCTGAAAAAACTTAATTTCTCCGGAAGTTTTATTACTTGGAGAGAAATGTTATGTGAAGGAAAAACGACTGTAGATGTAGGAAGTGAAACTTTCTGGAAAAACAGGTTCGACTTTTTAAAAACTTCCTACAATATTAGCAAAAGGAAATTTATAGACTTTACTTTAAAAGAATATAGAACCCTTTGTAGTAAAAAGGAATCTAAAGAAATAGTCTTATGGTTTGATCACGATTTGTTCTGTCAAATTAACATGATTGCTGTTATTAGTTGGTTAAAAACCTATAGAAGTGGCTATCATATTTCTTTAGTAACTAGTGGTAAAATAAAAGGAAATAAGAAACCAAAGAGTTTATCTGAGCTTACTGAAAATCAAATTCAGCAACATTATAAAAACAGAATAGATTTAACTCAAGATGATATTGAATACGCAGACTATATTTGGCAACTATACTGCTCAGACAGTCCACTTAGGTTAGAAACTGTTTATAAATTTAACCCAATGTCTCCTTTCACTTATTTAGTAGAAGCTTTAGAAGCGCATTTACAAAGATTTCCTTCCATTAAAAATGGACTAAATAAAGTTGAAAACACTATTATAGAAACTGCAAACACACAACAATTTTCATCTAAAGACCAGTTAGTACATCAATTGCTAAAAACACAAACTGTTTATGGTTTGGGAGATTTACAGTACGAACATCATATAGAGCAACTTCAAAAATTATTTACCTCTTTCGATCCAGTAAAATTATCTAGAAAAGGAAAAAAAGTACTAGAAAACCAGCTAAATTTTTATGGCGAACTTCGCAATGATAATTCGTATCTTGGTGGAGCAAAAAAATATAGTTTTCTTTACAATCATCAATCAGAAAAACTATTACAAATTACATCTTAA
- a CDS encoding translation initiation factor: MDFKDQLKNLFPEHKETVEPVKEKSDIWLQDDPIICKYEKRKGKPITILEGYTGATSDFKKLAKEIKTKLSVGGSFKDDKIIIQGDFRDQIMTMLKDKGFKVKRVGG, from the coding sequence ATGGATTTTAAAGATCAATTAAAAAATTTATTTCCAGAGCATAAGGAAACTGTAGAACCTGTAAAAGAAAAATCGGATATTTGGTTACAAGATGATCCGATTATTTGCAAATACGAAAAACGTAAAGGAAAGCCAATTACAATTTTAGAAGGCTATACAGGTGCAACATCAGACTTTAAGAAACTTGCAAAAGAGATTAAAACCAAACTATCTGTTGGCGGTAGTTTTAAAGATGATAAAATTATTATTCAAGGTGATTTTAGAGATCAAATAATGACCATGCTAAAAGATAAAGGCTTTAAAGTGAAGCGAGTTGGTGGATAA